A single Rattus norvegicus strain BN/NHsdMcwi chromosome 5, GRCr8, whole genome shotgun sequence DNA region contains:
- the Rsrp1 gene encoding arginine/serine-rich protein 1 isoform X2, which translates to MSSAAVSKYVNDMWPGSPQEKASPSTSGSGRSSRLSSRSRSRSSSRSSRPHSRSSSRSSSRSHSRPRRSRRSRSRSRSRRRHQRKYRRYSRSYSRSRSRSRGHRYYRDSRYEQPRRYYQSPSPYRSRSRSRSRGRSHHRRSYYAITRGRRYYGFGRTVYPEDRPRWRERSRTRSRSRSRTPFRLSEKDRMELLEIAKANAAKALGTANFDLPASLRAKEASQGAVSCSGPKTEMF; encoded by the exons ATGTCTTCGGCCGCCGTGTCCAAGTATGTGAACGACATGTGGCCCGGCTCTCCGCAGGAGAAAGCCTCGCCGTCCACCTCGGGCTCGGGCCGCTCCAGCCGCCTGTCTTCGCGCTCCCGCAGCCGCTCTTCGTCCCGCAGCTCCAGACCCCACTCCCGCAGCTCCAGCCGCTCGTCCTCGCGGAGCCATAGCCGGCCGCGGAGGAGCAGACGGTCCCGATCCCGATCCCGGTCCCGCAGGCGCCACCAGCGCAAGTACCGGCGATACTCGCGGTCGTACTCACGCAGCCGATCGCGGTCCCGCGGCCACCGCTACTACCGAGACAGCCGTTACGAGCAGCCGCGGAGGTACTACCAGTCGCCGTCGCCCTACCGGTCCCGGAGCAGGTCGCGCTCCCGTGGGAGGTCCCATCACCGGAGGTCGTACTACGCGATCACTCGAGGGCGGCGCTACTATGGCTTCGGCCGAACCGTGTACCCGGAGGATCGCCCCAGGTGGCGGGAAAGATCCAGGACCAGGTCGCGCAGCAGGAGCAGAACCCCTTTTCGCCTGAGTGAGAAAG ATCGAATGGAGCTGCTAGAAATAGCAAAAGCCAACGCAGCAAAAGCTCTAGGAACAGCCAACTTTGACCTGCCAGCAAGTCTCCGTGCCAAGGAAGCAAGCCAGGGAGCTGTTTCCTGCAGTGGGCCAAAGACGGAG ATGTTTTGA
- the Rsrp1 gene encoding arginine/serine-rich protein 1, with product MSSAAVSKYVNDMWPGSPQEKASPSTSGSGRSSRLSSRSRSRSSSRSSRPHSRSSSRSSSRSHSRPRRSRRSRSRSRSRRRHQRKYRRYSRSYSRSRSRSRGHRYYRDSRYEQPRRYYQSPSPYRSRSRSRSRGRSHHRRSYYAITRGRRYYGFGRTVYPEDRPRWRERSRTRSRSRSRTPFRLSEKDRMELLEIAKANAAKALGTANFDLPASLRAKEASQGAVSCSGPKTEHSEKQTEVGTKNASEKSAAAQRNIAFSSNNSVAKPLEKTTKAAVEETSSGSPKIDKKKSPYGLWIPV from the exons ATGTCTTCGGCCGCCGTGTCCAAGTATGTGAACGACATGTGGCCCGGCTCTCCGCAGGAGAAAGCCTCGCCGTCCACCTCGGGCTCGGGCCGCTCCAGCCGCCTGTCTTCGCGCTCCCGCAGCCGCTCTTCGTCCCGCAGCTCCAGACCCCACTCCCGCAGCTCCAGCCGCTCGTCCTCGCGGAGCCATAGCCGGCCGCGGAGGAGCAGACGGTCCCGATCCCGATCCCGGTCCCGCAGGCGCCACCAGCGCAAGTACCGGCGATACTCGCGGTCGTACTCACGCAGCCGATCGCGGTCCCGCGGCCACCGCTACTACCGAGACAGCCGTTACGAGCAGCCGCGGAGGTACTACCAGTCGCCGTCGCCCTACCGGTCCCGGAGCAGGTCGCGCTCCCGTGGGAGGTCCCATCACCGGAGGTCGTACTACGCGATCACTCGAGGGCGGCGCTACTATGGCTTCGGCCGAACCGTGTACCCGGAGGATCGCCCCAGGTGGCGGGAAAGATCCAGGACCAGGTCGCGCAGCAGGAGCAGAACCCCTTTTCGCCTGAGTGAGAAAG ATCGAATGGAGCTGCTAGAAATAGCAAAAGCCAACGCAGCAAAAGCTCTAGGAACAGCCAACTTTGACCTGCCAGCAAGTCTCCGTGCCAAGGAAGCAAGCCAGGGAGCTGTTTCCTGCAGTGGGCCAAAGACGGAG CATTCAGAAAAGCAGACTGAAGTGGGAACTAAAAATGCCAGTGAGAAATCTGCTGCTGCACAGAGAAACATAGCGTTCAGCTCTAAT AATTCTGTAGCAAAGCCTCTAGAGAAAACAACGAAAGCTGCTGTTGAAGAGACGTCATCAGGatcaccaaaaatagataagaaaAAAAGTCCTTATGGACTGTGGATACCTGTCTAA
- the Rsrp1 gene encoding arginine/serine-rich protein 1 isoform X1, whose product MSSAAVSKYVNDMWPGSPQEKASPSTSGSGRSSRLSSRSRSRSSSRSSRPHSRSSSRSSSRSHSRPRRSRRSRSRSRSRRRHQRKYRRYSRSYSRSRSRSRGHRYYRDSRYEQPRRYYQSPSPYRSRSRSRSRGRSHHRRSYYAITRGRRYYGFGRTVYPEDRPRWRERSRTRSRSRSRTPFRLSEKDRMELLEIAKANAAKALGTANFDLPASLRAKEASQGAVSCSGPKTEKS is encoded by the exons ATGTCTTCGGCCGCCGTGTCCAAGTATGTGAACGACATGTGGCCCGGCTCTCCGCAGGAGAAAGCCTCGCCGTCCACCTCGGGCTCGGGCCGCTCCAGCCGCCTGTCTTCGCGCTCCCGCAGCCGCTCTTCGTCCCGCAGCTCCAGACCCCACTCCCGCAGCTCCAGCCGCTCGTCCTCGCGGAGCCATAGCCGGCCGCGGAGGAGCAGACGGTCCCGATCCCGATCCCGGTCCCGCAGGCGCCACCAGCGCAAGTACCGGCGATACTCGCGGTCGTACTCACGCAGCCGATCGCGGTCCCGCGGCCACCGCTACTACCGAGACAGCCGTTACGAGCAGCCGCGGAGGTACTACCAGTCGCCGTCGCCCTACCGGTCCCGGAGCAGGTCGCGCTCCCGTGGGAGGTCCCATCACCGGAGGTCGTACTACGCGATCACTCGAGGGCGGCGCTACTATGGCTTCGGCCGAACCGTGTACCCGGAGGATCGCCCCAGGTGGCGGGAAAGATCCAGGACCAGGTCGCGCAGCAGGAGCAGAACCCCTTTTCGCCTGAGTGAGAAAG ATCGAATGGAGCTGCTAGAAATAGCAAAAGCCAACGCAGCAAAAGCTCTAGGAACAGCCAACTTTGACCTGCCAGCAAGTCTCCGTGCCAAGGAAGCAAGCCAGGGAGCTGTTTCCTGCAGTGGGCCAAAGACGGAG AAATCATGA